A stretch of Buteo buteo chromosome 9, bButBut1.hap1.1, whole genome shotgun sequence DNA encodes these proteins:
- the ROBO3 gene encoding roundabout homolog 3, which produces MLRYLLKTLLQMNLFADSLGAEGSNSSQLLLGINRTIAALHLPGLPPGNGSHPQLEDMAPRIVEHPTDLLVSKGEPATLSCKAEGRPSPAVEWYKDGERVETDREDPRSHRTLLPGGSLFFLRILHGRRGKPDEGVYVCVARNYLGEATSRNASLEVAVLRDDFRQPPGDVVVAAGEPAVLECVPPRGHPEPSISWKKNGVRLSDEDERLTIRGGKLMLASTRKSDAGVYVCVAANVVGERDSEPAELVVFERPAFGKRPLNKAVLVEGTVEFPCEVVGDPQPAARWRKEEGKMPPGRWEVLPDNTLRISRLRAEDEGTYTCVADNSVGRSEASGTLTVHVPPQLVTGPRDQTVTPGQSVTFQCQSKGNPPPAVFWQKEGSQTLLFPGQPPQPTGRVSVSPSGAITIADVQPTDAGYYLCQAISVAGSVLAKARLEVEEAPAEQRPPVIRRGPANRTVLPVGATARLPCWVGGGDPPASVGWLKDGSTLVGAQPRASLLENGTLQITSLRVTDSGHYECVATSPAGETRWGGSLEVRGDGSDLSLPSLEPGVLPGPPSTPVVTNVTKSSVTLSWKGNEDSGAAGITSYIVEAFSQAAGGPWQTVAADVEGETHTVSGLVPDTVYLFLVRAVNAYGLSDPSGISEPVRTQGETHPTQQGLDPQQVQRELAQVAVHLQEPVVLPPGAVRLSWTVERQTPFLQGYRVLYRQHGGRWEEARVVQAPGERGALLTELRRGQDYEVKVRPYFHHLHGPDSAVRALRTPEAAPSAPPRAVSVAGNGTSVRISWQPPPLAEQNGVIRDYRIWCLGNESRFHINQSVEGTVLATVLRGLVPGVPYRAEVAAATGAGVGARSAPVPIRIGESLVAAAPAGGGVAGATPVLGTAPRHPCRCFSPFPTLFAAPPAERDAGPAGGSSVAERLAEVARQPAFIAGVGGACWVILAAFAAWLYGRRRRKKELSHFTASFAYTPTGKPTGAVGTRRGPSPPSPPPLSAVAFPAPARSSPRAAAGGGYPWLADAWRGGGAAGAAGCLGTTTERYYNDAGITRYIAQTEQFGAGSVEGPVYSTIEAGGEELCTFPRPFSQHGTPYAGGGPQLMDAPQASRGRAEHGRAKLGQAVKPPAVSWTELLPPPPSASELSQCAQEEEEEEEDEEEEAARGLGREEWYPGEDVPCATGASSPAASSGCRSTATLTPSPHATEDIPRLRDFDSPRLPRRPPHGASTPPRAPSPPPSPDASKAHPPRARRPRGTGKTCRETPKSRSKPKCSRYRREKQQGDLPPPPLPPPGETPVPLPEREPSGAERKVTHRPARSDEVVPYGKPSCLPRGQVSGSCSTTGSVSSRGSTSSRGHGSGRSRTPGDRGEGTGHRCRPGPPFPCPSQEKR; this is translated from the exons aTGCTGCGGTACCTGCTGAAGACGCTGCTGCAGATGAACCTGTTCGCCGACTCGCTGGGGGCTGAGGGCTCCAactcctcccagctcctgctcggCATCAACCGCACCATCGCCgccctccacctccccggcctccCCCCCGGTAACG GGTCCCACCCTCAGCTGGAGGACATGGCACCCCGTATCGTAGAGCACCCCACGGATCTCCTGGTCTCCAAGGGGGAACCGGCCACCTTGAGCTGCAAAGCCGAAGGGCGCCCATCCCCGGCGGTGGAGTGGTACAAAGATGGGGAGCGGGTGGAGACGGACCGGGAGGACCCCCGCTCCCACCGCACCCTCCTGCCGGGGGggtccctcttcttcctccgCATCCTCCACGGCCGGCGGGGGAAGCCCGACGAGGGGGTCTACGTCTGCGTGGCCAGGAATTACCTGGGGGAGGCCACCAGCAGGAACGCGTCCCTGGAGGTGGCCG tgctgcgggACGATTTCCGGCAGCCCCCCggggacgtggtggtggcggcgggCGAACCGGCCGTCCTGGAGTGCGTCCCCCCGCGCGGCCACCCCGAACCCAGCATCTCCTGGAAGAAGAACGGCGTTCGCCTCAGCGACGAGGATGAGCGCTTGACG ATCCGCGGTGGGAAGCTGATGCTGGCCAGCACCCGTAAGAGCGATGCCGGCGTCTACGTCTGCGTGGCCGCCAACGTGGTGGGGGAGAGGGACAGCGAGCCGGCCGAGCTAGTGGTCTTCG AGCGCCCGGCGTTCGGCAAGAGGCCCCTCAACAAAGCGGTGCTGGTGGAGGGGACGGTGGAGTTTCCCTGCGAGGTGGTGGGGGACCCCCAGCCCGCGGCTCGCTGGCGCAAGGAGGAGGGCAAGATGCCTCCGGGAAG GTGGGAGGTGTTGCCCGACAACACCCTGCGGATCAGCCGGCTGCGGGCGGAGGACGAGGGCACCTACACCTGCGTGGCCGACAACAGCGTGGGCAGGTCGGAGGCGTCGGGCACCCTCACCGTGCACG TGCCCCCCCAGCTCGTCACTGGCCCCCGCGACCAGACTGTCACCCCCGGCCAGAGCGTGACCTTCCAGTGCCAGAGCAAGGGCAACCCGCCGCCCGCCGTGTTTTGGCAGAAGGAGGGTAGCCAg accCTGCTGTTCCCCGGCCAGCCCCCGCAGCCCACCGGCCGCGTTTCGGTGAGCCCCAGCGGCGCCATCACCATCGCCGATGTGCAGCCCACCGACGCCGGTTATTACCTGTGCCAGGCCATCAGCGTGGCCGGCAGCGTGCTGGCCAAGGCGCGcttggaggtggaagagg CGCCGGCTGAGCAGCGACCGCCGGTGATCCGCCGGGGTCCCGCCAACCGGACGGTGCTGCCGGTGGGGGCCACGGCGCGGTTGCCTTGCTGGGTGGGGGGCGGTGACCCCCCGGCCAGCGTGgggtggctgaaggacgggagcACCCTGGTAGGTGCCCAGCCCCGCGCCAGCCTGCTGGAGAACGGCACCCTCCAGATCACCAGCCTCCGG GTGACGGACTCCGGGCACTACGAGTGCGTGGCCACCAGCCCGGCGGGCGAGACCCGCTGGGGCGGCTCCCTGGAGGTGCGAG GTGACGGATCTGacctctccctgccttccctggaGCCCGGTGTCCTCCCTGGGCCACCCTCCACCCCTGTGGTCACCAACGTCACCAAAAGCAGTGTCACCCTGAGCTGGAAAGGGAATGAGGACAGCGGTGCCGCCGGCATCACCTCCTACATAGTGGAGGCTTTCAG CCAGGCGGCGGGTGGTCCGTGGCAGACGGTGGCGGCCGACGTGGAGGGTGAGACCCACACGGTGAGCGGCCTCGTCCCCGACACCGTCTACCTCTTCTTGGTGCGGGCGGTCAACGCCTACGGGCTCAGTGACCCCAGCGGCATCTCGGAGCCCGTGCGCACCCAAGGTGAGACGCA CCCCACGCAGCAAGGTCTGGACCCCCAGCAGGTGCAGCGGGAGCTGGCACAAGTGGCCGTGCACCTACAGGAACCCGTGGTGCTGCCGCCGGGTGCTGTCCGCCTCTCCTGGACC GTGGAGCGCCAAACACCCTTCCTTCAGGGCTACCGGGTGCTGTACCGGCAGCACGGTgggcgctgggaggaggcacgGGTGGTGCAGGCACCGGGGGAACGGGGGGCCTTGCTCACCGAGCTGCGCCGAGGCCAGGACTACGAGGTCAAGGTCCGACCCTACTTCCATCACCTCCACGGCCCCGACAGCGCTGTGCGCGCCCTGCGCACCCCCGAGGCGG CCCCCAGTGCCCCACCACGAGCTGTCAGCGTGGCCGGTAACGGCACCAGCGTCCGCATCTCGTGGCAGCCGCCGCCGCTGGCTGAGCAGAACGGCGTCATCCGTGATTACCGG aTTTGGTGCTTGGGCAACGAGAGCCGCTTCCACATCAACCAGAGCGTGGAGGGGACGGTGCTGGCGACGGTGCTGCGGGGACTGGTCCCCGGCGTCCCTTACCGCGCCGAAGTCGCTGCCGCCACCGGCGCCGGCGTGGGCGCCCGCAGCGCCCCTGTCCCCATCCGCATCGGTGAGTCCCTCGTCGCCGCCGCACCCGCgggtgggggggtggcgggggccACCCCGGTGCTGGGGACGGCTCCTCGGCACCCCTGCCGgtgtttttcccccttccccacgTTGTTCGCAGCCCCCCCGGCGGAGCGGGAtgcggggccggcgggcgggagcAGCGTGGCCGAGCGTTTGGCCGAGGTGGCCAGGCAGCCGGCCTTCATCGCTGGCGTTGGCGGCGCTTGCTGGGTCATCCTCGCTGCCTTCGCCGCTTGGCTCTACGGCCGCCGCCGGAGGAAGAAGGAGCTCAGCCACTTCACTG CATCCTTCGCCTATACGCCCACCGGTAAGCCTACAGGCGCCGTGGGGACCCGTCGCGGCCCCTCGCCGCCCTCACCCCCACCTCTTTCCGCAGTCGCCTTCCCAGCTCCGGCACGCAGCAGCCCCAG GGCAGCCGCCGGCGGTGGTTACCCGTGGCTGGCGGACGCAtggcgcggtggcggcgcggcCGGTGCCGCCGGCTGCTTGGGGACCACCACGGAGAGATACTACAATG ATGCCGGCATCACCCGTTACATCGCCCAGACGGAGCAATTTGGAGCGGGGTCTGTAGAGGGGCCAGTTTACAGCACCATCGAGGCGGGCGGCGAGGAGCTCTGCACCTTCCCCCGTCCGTTCTCGCAGCACGGGACCCCCTACgccggggggggtccccagctgATGGATGCCCCCCAGGCGTCCCGTGGCCGAGCCGAGCACGGTAGGGCG AAGTTGGGGCAAGCGGTGAAACCGCCGGCGGTGAGCTGGACGGAGCTGCTGCCCCCGCCACCCTCGGCCAGCGAGCTCAGCCAGTGtgcccaggaggaggaggaggaagaggaggatgaagaggaagaggCGGCCAGAGG gttggggagggaggagtggtACCCCGGTGAGGATGTCCCCTGTGCCACCGGTGCATCCTCGCCTGCCGCCTCCTCCGGCTGCCGGTCCACCGCCACGCTGACACCATCGCCCCATGCCACCGAGGACATCCCCCGGCTCCGCGACTTTGATAGCCCCCGCCTGCCCCG GAGACCCCCCCACGGCGCCAGCACCCCCCCACGGGCACCCAGCCCCCCACCGAGTCCAGATGCCAGCAAGGCCCACCCGCCTCGAGCCCGCCGCCCCCGTGGCACAG GGAAAACCTGCAGGGAGACCCCGAAAAGTCGCTCGAAGCCCAAATGCAGCCGCTACCGCcgggaaaagcagcagggag accTGCCACCGCCACCGCTGCCACCACCAGGCGAGACCCCTGTCCCCTTGCCGGAGCGGGAGCCGAGTGGGGCTGAGCGCAAGGTCACCCATCGCCCAGCCCGCAGCG ATGAGGTCGTCCCCTACGGCAaaccctcctgcctgccccgaGGGCAGGTGTCCGGCAGCTGCTCCACGACGGGCAGCGTCTCGTCCCGCGGCTCCACCAGCTCCCGCGGCCACGGCTCGGGACGCAGCCGGACGCCGGGGGACCGTGGCGAAGGGACCGGCCATCGCTGCCGCCCGGGTCCCCCATTTCCCTGCCCGTCGCAGGAGAAGCGATGA